A genome region from Schistocerca nitens isolate TAMUIC-IGC-003100 chromosome 4, iqSchNite1.1, whole genome shotgun sequence includes the following:
- the LOC126252559 gene encoding rab GDP dissociation inhibitor alpha: MDEEYDAIVLGTGLKECIISGMLSVSGKKVLHVDRNKYYGGESASITPLEELFARFGAPSPGETYGRGRDWNVDLIPKFLMANGSLVKLLIHTGVTRYLEFKSVEGSYVYKGGKISKVPVDQKEALASDLMGMFEKRRFRNFLVYVQDLKEDDPKTWKETDPNTCTMQQLYDKFGLDKNTQDFTGHALALYRDDDYLNRSAIETIRRIKLYSDSLSRYGKSPYLYPMYGLGELPQGFARLSAIYGGTYMLDKPIDEIVLENGRVVGVRSGEEVARCKQVYCDPSYVPDKVKKTGQVIRCICLMDHPVPNTRDALSTQIIIPQKQVGRKSDIYVSLVSFTHQVAAKGWFIAMVSTTVESENPEAEIRPGLDLLGPIRQKFVSVSDYYEPTDLGSESQIFISTSYDATTHFETTCLDVLDIFRRGTGEDFDFSKVKLDLGDEEQ; encoded by the coding sequence ATGGATGAAGAATACGACGCAATTGTTCTCGGAACGGGACTGAAGGAATGTATTATTAGTGGTATGCTGTCTGTTTCCGGTAAGAAAGTACTACACGTTGATCGGAACAAGTACTACGGTGGCGAGTCGGCCTCCATCACACCGCTGGAAGAACTTTTTGCACGTTTCGGTGCTCCTTCTCCTGGTGAAACCTACGGAAGAGGTAGAGACTGGAATGTGGATCTCATCCCGAAATTTTTGATGGCAAATGGCTCCTTAGTAAAGTTGTTGATTCATACTGGAGTTACACGATATCTAGAATTCAAATCTGTAGAAGGTAGCTATGTTTACAAAGGTGGCAAAATTTCGAAGGTTCCTGTCGACCAGAAAGAAGCATTAGCTTCTGATTTGATGGGAATGTTTGAGAAGCGGCGCTTTCGCAATTTTCTTGTATATGTCCAGGATCTGAAAGAAGATGATCCGAAAACTTGGAAAGAAACAGATCCGAATACATGTACAATGCAGCAGTTATATGACAAATTCGGTCTTGACAAGAACACACAAGATTTTACGGGACACGCATTAGCATTGTACAGAGATGACGATTATTTGAATCGTAGCGCAATCGAAACGATTCGCAGGATTAAGTTGTATAGTGATTCCTTGTCCCGGTATGGAAAATCTCCGTATTTGTACCCGATGTACGGTCTTGGAGAGCTACCTCAGGGGTTCGCTCGTCTTAGTGCAATATATGGCGGTACGTACATGCTTGACAAGCCAATTGATGAAATTGTTTTGGAAAACGGCCGTGTCGTTGGTGTACGATCAGGGGAAGAAGTGGCACGTTGTAAACAAGTGTATTGCGATCCGTCGTACGTCCCAGACAAGGTGAAAAAGACGGGCCAGGTCATTCGCTGTATCTGTCTCATGGATCATCCAGTACCAAATACAAGGGATGCTCTGTCAACACAGATCATCATTCCTCAGAAGCAAGTGGGACGTAAGTCTGATATATATGTGTCACTTGTAAGTTTCACTCACCAGGTAGCAGCCAAGGGTTGGTTCATTGCTATGGTTTCAACCACCGTTGAATCTGAGAACCCTGAAGCAGAAATCAGACCTGGTTTGGATTTGCTTGGCCCTATACGTCAAAAATTTGTCAGTGTAAGCGATTACTACGAGCCAACAGACTTGGGGAGTGAAAGTCAGATATTTATTTCCACATCATACGATGCCACTACTCATTTTGAAACAACTTGTCTGGATGTATTGGACATTTTCCGCCGAGGTACAGGTGAAGATTTCGATTTTTCAAAAGTTAAGCTTGATCTTGGTGATGAGGAACAGTAA